Proteins from a single region of Novosphingobium sp. CECT 9465:
- a CDS encoding DUF433 domain-containing protein, whose amino-acid sequence MSDAAFGVGIYTVGEAARMIDMPARNLRRWLSGYDHDGKHEAPLWHPQYDIEDDESLIIGFRDLVEARIVNSLRGLRIGLPTIRRCIARARDLIGDDRPFSTRQFKTDGKSLFLEIWRDVGEPELIDLRSLQGVFSRIVAPSLTGLEFDDEAARRWWLLDGKRTIVADPERSFGQPIVAESGIPTERLAQAVRAEGSVEAVAKLFELRPKLIRDALEYEMTHAPRKAA is encoded by the coding sequence ATGAGCGACGCGGCATTCGGAGTTGGCATCTATACCGTCGGTGAGGCGGCGCGGATGATTGACATGCCCGCGCGCAATCTCAGGCGCTGGCTTTCCGGCTATGACCATGATGGCAAGCATGAAGCACCTCTTTGGCACCCTCAATATGACATTGAAGATGACGAATCGCTGATCATTGGTTTCCGCGATTTAGTCGAGGCTCGCATTGTAAATTCCTTGCGCGGGCTGCGAATTGGACTGCCCACGATCCGGCGCTGCATTGCTCGCGCGCGCGATCTCATTGGCGATGATCGTCCTTTCTCGACTAGGCAGTTCAAAACAGACGGAAAATCTCTGTTTCTGGAAATATGGCGCGACGTTGGCGAACCCGAATTGATAGATCTTCGGAGTCTCCAAGGTGTTTTCTCTCGCATTGTCGCCCCTAGTCTCACTGGACTAGAGTTTGACGATGAGGCTGCTCGCCGCTGGTGGCTTTTAGACGGAAAGCGAACAATTGTTGCCGACCCGGAGCGTTCGTTTGGCCAGCCGATTGTGGCCGAGTCTGGTATTCCAACAGAGCGGCTGGCGCAGGCTGTGAGAGCAGAAGGCTCTGTGGAGGCTGTGGCGAAGTTGTTTGAGTTGCGACCGAAATTGATCCGGGATGCACTTGAATACGAAATGACGCACGCTCCCCGTAAGGCCGCGTGA
- a CDS encoding lytic transglycosylase domain-containing protein: MKAFRAAFVAALALGLAGPASGQVDAEEAGFQGYLQLLAARARGEGVRESTISQVMAGLTLNQRVIQLDRSQPGSTTGTIPAFEPYRRSHVDASRIARGRRQFAAAVGQLGSIERRYGVPGPIMLAIWGHETDYGGYTGNFDLPRALASLAYEGRRRELFADEFIAAMKMVDRGVPRSKLVGSWAGAFGNPQFLPSVYLRVAQDGDGDGFADIWNNRTDTLASIANYFRDAGWRTGQPWGVAVTVPDGLDRTSLGTTLKSPRCVRVFDRHTGWKTIREWRALGLFPKSGNWPADDVMASLLEPDGRGKTAYLLTGNYRVILDYNCSNFYALSVGLLADEISR; the protein is encoded by the coding sequence ATGAAGGCATTCCGAGCCGCGTTCGTGGCGGCGCTGGCGCTTGGGCTTGCTGGGCCGGCTTCCGGGCAGGTCGATGCGGAAGAAGCGGGTTTTCAGGGTTATCTTCAGCTTCTGGCCGCCAGAGCGCGGGGTGAAGGCGTACGAGAATCGACAATCTCGCAAGTGATGGCCGGGCTGACGCTCAACCAGCGGGTGATCCAGCTCGATCGCAGTCAGCCCGGATCGACGACCGGCACGATTCCGGCGTTCGAACCCTACCGTCGCAGCCATGTCGACGCTTCGAGGATTGCGCGGGGCAGGCGACAATTTGCTGCGGCCGTAGGGCAGCTTGGCTCGATCGAGCGACGCTATGGCGTACCGGGACCGATCATGCTGGCGATCTGGGGCCACGAAACCGATTACGGCGGCTATACCGGGAACTTCGACCTTCCGCGCGCGCTGGCCTCGCTGGCCTATGAAGGCCGCCGCCGCGAACTGTTTGCCGATGAATTTATCGCGGCCATGAAAATGGTTGACCGGGGAGTGCCGCGTTCGAAGCTGGTGGGTAGCTGGGCAGGCGCCTTTGGCAACCCGCAGTTCCTGCCGTCTGTCTATCTTCGCGTTGCGCAGGACGGCGATGGCGATGGCTTTGCCGACATCTGGAACAATCGCACCGATACGCTTGCCTCGATCGCCAATTACTTCCGTGATGCCGGTTGGCGGACGGGCCAGCCATGGGGCGTGGCGGTGACCGTGCCGGACGGGCTGGATCGCACAAGCCTTGGCACAACATTGAAGAGTCCGCGTTGCGTCCGTGTTTTCGACCGGCACACAGGATGGAAGACCATCCGCGAATGGCGGGCACTGGGACTCTTTCCAAAATCCGGCAATTGGCCTGCGGATGATGTGATGGCCAGCCTGCTCGAACCTGATGGGCGCGGGAAGACTGCCTATCTGCTAACCGGAAATTATAGGGTTATCCTCGATTACAACTGCTCGAACTTTTACGCCTTGTCCGTGGGACTTCTTGCAGATGAAATCAGCCGCTAG
- a CDS encoding SPOR domain-containing protein, with product MKSAASWIALSAVVATAACGGANDEIAPVSAAEVRGPAGDYPMVLGEPFMIDGVTYTPADTLNYDSVGYAETDAAEGISGSHRTLPLPSYVEVTSLETGRTILVRMTRRGPMQGSNLVSLSPQAWAQLGAPPMSRLPVRVRRVNPPEVERALLRSGSQAPARMDTPPGLLAVLKRKLGIAPAPGLAATPPAPAEAGKAVSVPAAAALPRAAAKPLPKLPAPASTATAAMPAPKPEAKPVATAETGLFVQVGAFSSKDRAEAAARSVGGSAAQAGKFWRVRTGPYKDRGQADAALAKARRSGYADAQVVTVP from the coding sequence ATGAAATCAGCCGCTAGCTGGATTGCCCTTTCCGCCGTCGTTGCAACTGCCGCCTGTGGTGGCGCAAATGACGAAATTGCGCCAGTTTCCGCCGCGGAAGTGCGTGGGCCTGCGGGGGACTACCCCATGGTTCTGGGCGAGCCATTCATGATCGACGGCGTGACCTACACGCCCGCCGATACGCTCAATTACGATTCGGTCGGCTATGCCGAAACAGATGCAGCAGAGGGCATCAGCGGGTCGCACCGTACGCTTCCCTTGCCCAGCTATGTCGAGGTCACCTCGCTTGAGACCGGCCGAACGATCCTTGTGCGGATGACCCGGCGTGGCCCGATGCAGGGCAGCAACCTCGTTTCGCTGTCGCCTCAGGCATGGGCGCAACTTGGCGCGCCGCCAATGTCGCGGCTTCCCGTGCGGGTGCGCCGGGTCAACCCGCCAGAAGTCGAACGCGCGTTGCTGCGCAGCGGATCGCAGGCGCCCGCGCGAATGGACACGCCGCCGGGCCTGCTCGCGGTATTGAAGCGCAAGCTTGGGATCGCGCCAGCGCCAGGTCTGGCTGCAACGCCGCCTGCCCCTGCCGAGGCGGGGAAAGCAGTTAGCGTGCCTGCGGCGGCGGCCTTACCAAGAGCTGCCGCGAAGCCATTGCCCAAATTGCCTGCTCCTGCGTCTACGGCAACAGCAGCGATGCCCGCGCCGAAACCGGAGGCAAAGCCGGTTGCCACTGCCGAAACCGGTCTGTTCGTTCAGGTCGGCGCTTTTTCTTCGAAAGATCGTGCCGAAGCCGCAGCCAGAAGCGTTGGCGGTTCAGCCGCGCAGGCGGGAAAGTTCTGGCGTGTGCGAACCGGGCCGTACAAGGATCGTGGACAAGCAGATGCAGCGCTGGCGAAGGCGCGGCGGTCGGGCTATGCCGATGCCCAGGTCGTGACCGTGCCTTGA
- a CDS encoding D-alanyl-D-alanine carboxypeptidase family protein yields MPSKLVATAVSASLAAIPVKAAAPQPFATPPELAMPVIDAPIALLVDVGSGRVLYARDAHRRFVPASITKIMTSYVAFDMLTKGKLRLDQRIPVRPETFRQWNHVGSTMFIPANATPTVAELLEGIVTVSANDACVVLAEGATGSVPAFTALMNAAAADLGMRDSHFNTPNGWMDEGQTYVSAADLATLSSALMTRFPDLYRQFYGHSQMTWNGITQPNHNPLYGITEGADGVKTGFTNEAGYGFVGSAERKGRRLVMVLGGYDRPKDRGRQSRDFIEWGFSAWAAQPLFAKGARVGEAEVQGGLERTVPLIAPRALSVTSPAGRKTAYTLSIRYKGPLKAPIAAGETVASLLVRVPGEPVHALPLVAGESVPRGGLSARMRDGAMRIVGL; encoded by the coding sequence TTGCCTTCTAAACTGGTTGCAACTGCGGTAAGTGCCAGCCTTGCGGCAATCCCGGTAAAGGCCGCTGCGCCTCAACCTTTTGCCACACCGCCTGAACTGGCAATGCCGGTAATCGATGCGCCGATTGCATTGCTGGTCGATGTGGGATCGGGTCGGGTGCTTTATGCGCGCGATGCACACCGTCGCTTTGTTCCAGCATCCATAACCAAGATCATGACCAGCTATGTCGCCTTCGACATGCTGACCAAGGGCAAGTTGCGGCTTGACCAGCGGATTCCGGTCCGCCCGGAAACATTCCGGCAATGGAACCATGTCGGCAGCACGATGTTCATACCCGCCAACGCCACGCCAACCGTCGCCGAACTGCTGGAGGGCATCGTCACCGTTTCGGCAAACGATGCCTGCGTCGTGCTGGCAGAAGGCGCAACCGGTTCTGTTCCGGCATTCACGGCGCTGATGAACGCCGCTGCCGCCGACCTCGGCATGCGCGACAGCCATTTCAACACACCGAACGGATGGATGGACGAAGGCCAGACTTATGTCTCGGCGGCAGATCTGGCAACGCTCAGCAGTGCGTTGATGACCCGGTTTCCAGACCTTTATCGTCAGTTCTACGGTCATTCACAGATGACGTGGAATGGCATCACCCAGCCCAATCACAACCCGCTTTATGGCATTACCGAGGGCGCGGACGGGGTGAAGACCGGCTTCACCAATGAAGCGGGCTATGGCTTCGTTGGGTCAGCCGAGCGCAAGGGCCGCCGACTGGTGATGGTCCTTGGCGGGTATGACCGGCCGAAGGATCGTGGCCGGCAATCGCGCGATTTCATCGAGTGGGGGTTTTCGGCCTGGGCCGCGCAACCGCTTTTTGCCAAAGGTGCGCGCGTGGGCGAGGCGGAGGTGCAGGGCGGGCTTGAACGTACCGTCCCATTGATCGCGCCCCGTGCGCTTTCGGTAACCTCGCCAGCGGGGCGCAAAACGGCGTACACGCTGTCCATTCGCTACAAGGGTCCGCTGAAGGCTCCGATCGCGGCGGGAGAGACGGTTGCCAGCCTGCTTGTGCGGGTTCCGGGTGAACCTGTCCATGCCTTGCCGCTTGTCGCTGGCGAATCCGTGCCCAGGGGAGGCCTCTCCGCCCGGATGCGCGATGGCGCGATGCGGATCGTGGGACTGTGA
- the tmk gene encoding dTMP kinase → MIAGRFIALEGGEGVGKSTQARLLAQDLRARGFDVVITREPGGTAGAETIRSLLLTTEGEGWGARAEALLFAAARADHVEKLIRPALARGAWVICDRYVDSSRAYQGGAGGLSDADVLALHGIGSEGLLPDRTLLLTIDPAVSAQRLALRDGDSADRIGGRDARYHAGVAAAFLRFAAEESRRFAVINAQGTPDEVARRAFAAIADLIAQ, encoded by the coding sequence GTGATCGCAGGCCGTTTCATCGCGCTTGAAGGCGGGGAAGGCGTCGGCAAATCCACGCAGGCGCGATTGCTGGCGCAAGATTTGCGCGCGCGCGGTTTTGACGTGGTGATCACCCGCGAACCGGGCGGCACCGCCGGGGCAGAAACCATCCGCTCCCTGTTGCTCACCACCGAAGGCGAAGGCTGGGGTGCGCGGGCCGAGGCACTGCTGTTCGCAGCCGCCCGCGCCGATCATGTCGAAAAGCTCATCCGTCCCGCTCTGGCGCGCGGTGCATGGGTGATCTGCGATCGCTATGTGGACAGCAGCCGGGCCTATCAGGGCGGTGCAGGGGGCCTTTCCGATGCCGATGTGCTGGCGCTCCACGGCATCGGCAGCGAAGGCCTGCTACCGGACCGGACATTGTTGCTGACGATCGATCCGGCAGTTTCGGCGCAGCGTCTCGCACTGCGAGACGGCGACAGCGCGGATCGCATCGGCGGGCGCGATGCGCGGTATCACGCTGGCGTGGCGGCGGCGTTCCTTCGGTTTGCTGCCGAAGAATCGCGACGATTCGCCGTTATCAATGCGCAAGGCACACCCGATGAAGTTGCCCGGCGCGCTTTCGCCGCAATTGCCGACCTGATTGCGCAATGA
- a CDS encoding DNA polymerase III subunit delta': protein MTALIGHDDAWREWHAAMAGSRMHHGWILSGREGLGKSMFAHAAAAELMAEQGVSQPPVEMHPDILTLRPLPANDDEVKKRDDGKAFLTKRNISVDQVREIQRRLNTRPTLGSRRAVIIDAADQLEKGAVNALLKSLEEPPQGTFFLLVVHALGRLLPTVRSRCQILRFHTLTDAEVARALDSVAPQLDSATRTAALAVAGGSPGAALAFAEQDLAKAQAIFTSLVERGDPDLALRGALAGALGARPDRERQMAAIEAARMTVVRALAHASDTATLRLVEAHARLVKLAAEAPIYNFDTGMLLMEIGSLLASAAPTREDVR, encoded by the coding sequence ATGACCGCGCTGATCGGCCATGATGACGCCTGGCGGGAATGGCATGCCGCGATGGCTGGCAGTCGCATGCATCACGGGTGGATACTTTCCGGGCGCGAAGGGCTGGGCAAGTCCATGTTTGCGCATGCAGCGGCGGCTGAACTGATGGCAGAGCAGGGCGTGTCACAGCCACCTGTCGAAATGCACCCGGACATTCTCACGCTGCGCCCGCTCCCCGCCAATGATGACGAGGTGAAGAAACGCGACGACGGCAAGGCCTTCCTGACCAAGCGGAACATCTCGGTCGATCAGGTGCGCGAAATCCAGCGCCGCCTGAACACGCGGCCGACTCTGGGTTCGCGGCGCGCGGTAATCATCGACGCCGCCGATCAGCTTGAGAAGGGCGCGGTCAATGCCCTGCTCAAGAGCCTTGAAGAGCCGCCCCAAGGCACGTTTTTCCTGCTTGTCGTCCATGCGCTCGGACGCTTGCTGCCCACTGTCCGATCACGCTGCCAGATCCTGCGTTTCCACACGCTGACCGATGCTGAAGTGGCCCGCGCGCTCGACTCCGTGGCACCGCAACTCGACAGTGCGACAAGAACCGCCGCGCTCGCCGTTGCCGGAGGATCGCCGGGAGCGGCGCTCGCCTTCGCCGAACAGGATCTTGCCAAGGCACAGGCCATCTTCACCAGCCTTGTCGAACGTGGCGATCCCGACCTTGCATTGCGCGGAGCGTTGGCAGGGGCGCTCGGCGCTCGGCCGGATCGCGAACGGCAGATGGCTGCGATAGAGGCCGCACGGATGACCGTCGTGCGCGCTCTGGCTCATGCCAGCGATACGGCAACGCTGCGCCTGGTCGAGGCGCATGCGCGTCTGGTCAAGCTGGCGGCCGAGGCCCCGATCTACAACTTCGATACTGGAATGCTGCTGATGGAAATCGGCTCCTTGCTGGCATCGGCCGCGCCGACTAGGGAAGACGTTCGATAA
- the metG gene encoding methionine--tRNA ligase, whose product MGEPFYITTAISYPNGKPHIGHAYEAIAADVIARFQRAMGRDVRFQTGTDEHGLKMMQKARDLGITPKQLSDEMSSHFIAMCDELNVSYDVFLRTTEDRHHAASQELWRRLEANGDLYLDRYEGWYSVRDEAFYDESELVAGERGEKLSPQGTPVEWTVEESWFFRLSKYTEPLLQLYNGQPQFIQPDGRRNEVMRFVEGGLRDLSVSRTSFDWGVKVPGSDGHVMYVWVDALTNYLTGLGFPDENGDFARYWPANLHLIGKDIVRFHAVYWPAILMSAGLAVPAQVFGHGFLLNRGQKESKSLGNVTDPLELAERFGVDPLRYFLMREVAFGQDGSYSPEAIVTRCNAELANSYGNLVQRVLSMIFKNMHGELEAFPSIAADDALLAMVFAACREELPCAFAELNFSGGIDAWMRAVFACNAYVDEQAPWTLRKTDPDRMKAVLLTLFMAIRDLTIAISPVVPSSAAKVLDQIGIPLEERGFPALTDADWFMARVATGEKLGQPTPAFPRLELPEDATAA is encoded by the coding sequence ATGGGCGAACCCTTCTACATTACCACTGCCATTTCCTATCCCAACGGCAAGCCGCACATCGGCCATGCTTATGAAGCCATTGCGGCAGACGTCATCGCCCGGTTCCAGCGGGCGATGGGGCGCGATGTCCGGTTCCAGACCGGCACCGACGAACATGGCCTGAAGATGATGCAGAAGGCACGCGACCTCGGCATCACGCCAAAACAGCTGAGCGACGAAATGTCATCGCATTTCATTGCGATGTGTGACGAACTCAATGTATCGTACGATGTCTTTCTGCGTACCACCGAAGATCGCCATCATGCGGCATCTCAGGAATTATGGCGCAGGCTCGAAGCCAATGGTGATCTCTACCTCGATCGCTACGAAGGCTGGTATTCGGTGCGCGATGAAGCGTTCTACGATGAAAGCGAACTTGTTGCAGGGGAAAGGGGTGAAAAACTTTCCCCGCAAGGCACCCCGGTCGAATGGACGGTTGAGGAAAGCTGGTTCTTCCGCCTGTCGAAATATACCGAACCGCTGCTTCAGCTTTACAATGGCCAACCCCAGTTCATCCAGCCCGACGGCCGCCGCAACGAAGTGATGCGTTTCGTCGAAGGTGGTTTGCGCGATCTTTCGGTTTCGCGGACCAGTTTCGATTGGGGCGTGAAAGTGCCCGGCAGCGATGGCCATGTCATGTACGTGTGGGTCGATGCCCTGACAAACTACCTCACCGGCTTGGGCTTTCCAGACGAAAACGGCGATTTTGCAAGATATTGGCCTGCAAATCTCCATTTGATCGGCAAGGATATCGTCCGTTTCCACGCCGTGTACTGGCCTGCCATTCTGATGAGCGCGGGCCTGGCCGTGCCCGCGCAAGTGTTCGGCCATGGCTTCCTGCTCAATCGCGGCCAGAAGGAATCGAAATCGCTGGGCAATGTCACCGATCCGCTGGAACTGGCGGAGCGTTTCGGTGTCGACCCGCTACGCTATTTCCTGATGCGCGAAGTGGCATTCGGGCAGGATGGTTCCTATTCGCCCGAAGCGATCGTGACCCGCTGCAACGCTGAACTGGCGAACAGCTACGGCAATCTTGTTCAGCGCGTTCTGTCCATGATTTTCAAAAACATGCATGGTGAACTTGAAGCGTTTCCGAGCATTGCTGCCGATGACGCGCTATTGGCAATGGTTTTCGCCGCCTGCCGCGAGGAACTGCCTTGTGCGTTTGCCGAACTCAATTTTTCCGGCGGGATCGACGCCTGGATGCGCGCGGTGTTTGCGTGCAATGCCTATGTCGATGAACAAGCGCCCTGGACATTGCGCAAGACCGATCCCGACCGGATGAAGGCTGTCCTGCTCACGCTGTTCATGGCCATCCGCGATCTTACCATCGCAATTTCCCCTGTTGTTCCAAGTTCCGCTGCGAAGGTGTTGGATCAAATCGGAATTCCGCTGGAGGAACGTGGGTTCCCCGCCCTGACCGATGCCGATTGGTTCATGGCGCGTGTCGCCACAGGGGAGAAGCTGGGCCAGCCGACACCGGCATTCCCGCGCCTGGAACTGCCTGAGGATGCGACCGCCGCATGA
- a CDS encoding TatD family hydrolase: MLIDSHCHLNYKGLVEDQAQVLGRARETGVRGFLNISTRQSEWAAIVATAERESDVWASIGIHPHEADAHADLGEAALLDAACHPRVIGIGETGLDYYYDHSDRQVQQDLFRVHIRVARETGLPLIIHTREAEDDTTRIIEDEMGKGAFPALIHCFTASADFGKRMLELGLTISISGIVTFKNAKDLQAISAELPEDRLLVETDAPFLAPVPHRGKTCEPAFVADTCAFVAGLRGMTSGALADVTGANFFRLFSKASL; this comes from the coding sequence ATGCTGATCGATTCGCACTGTCATCTCAATTACAAGGGTCTGGTCGAAGATCAGGCCCAGGTGCTTGGCCGTGCGCGCGAAACCGGGGTGCGCGGGTTCCTCAACATCTCGACCCGGCAGAGCGAATGGGCCGCCATCGTCGCAACGGCAGAACGCGAAAGCGATGTATGGGCCAGTATCGGCATTCATCCGCATGAAGCCGATGCCCATGCCGATCTTGGTGAAGCGGCATTGCTGGACGCTGCTTGCCATCCGCGTGTGATCGGTATTGGCGAAACCGGGCTGGATTACTATTACGATCATTCAGACCGCCAGGTTCAGCAAGACCTGTTCCGGGTGCATATCCGGGTCGCGCGCGAAACCGGACTGCCGCTGATCATTCACACGCGCGAAGCCGAGGATGACACGACGCGGATCATCGAGGACGAAATGGGGAAGGGGGCCTTTCCTGCACTGATCCACTGCTTCACCGCATCGGCAGACTTTGGCAAGCGCATGCTGGAACTTGGCCTCACAATTTCGATTTCCGGGATCGTGACATTCAAGAATGCTAAAGACTTGCAGGCCATTTCTGCTGAACTTCCTGAAGACCGGCTACTGGTGGAAACGGATGCGCCATTCCTCGCGCCGGTGCCGCATCGCGGTAAGACCTGCGAGCCTGCCTTTGTCGCCGATACGTGCGCCTTCGTGGCCGGACTTCGTGGCATGACCAGCGGAGCGCTCGCCGATGTGACCGGAGCAAACTTCTTTCGCCTGTTTTCAAAGGCGTCACTGTGA
- a CDS encoding MBL fold metallo-hydrolase yields MKLLVLGSGTSTGVPRIGNDWGDCDPAEPRNRRSRVAIMVQGNDGSRLLVDTPTDLRQQFLSCGIDSVDGVLWTHDHADHCHGIDDLRPLRYGRAGPIPGYAAAETVRRLRQRFGYVFAGQHGYHTLCEIDNLDRVRMICGIGINHCQMPHGPAQSTAFRFDQDGKSIGYATDFSEITAEMVALFDRVDVLVVDCLRRKPHPTHAHLDMSLELIEAARVGQGILTHLDKSMDYRTLCAETPSHVQPAFDGMEIEI; encoded by the coding sequence GTGAAGTTGCTTGTTCTGGGATCGGGTACATCGACAGGTGTACCGCGCATCGGCAACGACTGGGGTGATTGTGATCCTGCCGAACCGCGCAACCGGCGCAGTCGGGTCGCCATCATGGTCCAGGGCAATGACGGCAGCCGCCTGCTGGTCGACACGCCAACCGACTTGCGCCAGCAATTCCTGTCGTGCGGGATCGACAGTGTTGACGGCGTATTGTGGACGCACGATCACGCCGATCATTGTCACGGAATCGATGACCTGAGGCCGCTGCGCTATGGCCGTGCCGGACCGATTCCGGGCTATGCCGCAGCGGAGACGGTGCGCCGCTTGCGCCAGCGCTTCGGCTATGTGTTTGCTGGGCAGCATGGCTATCACACGCTGTGCGAGATCGATAACCTTGATCGGGTACGCATGATTTGCGGCATTGGGATCAACCACTGCCAGATGCCGCACGGTCCCGCGCAATCGACGGCGTTTCGTTTCGATCAAGACGGAAAATCAATTGGTTACGCGACGGACTTCAGCGAGATTACCGCCGAGATGGTCGCGTTGTTCGATCGCGTGGACGTACTCGTCGTGGATTGCCTGCGTCGGAAACCGCATCCCACGCACGCGCATCTCGACATGTCGCTCGAATTGATCGAGGCTGCGCGCGTCGGCCAGGGCATCCTCACGCATCTCGACAAGTCGATGGATTATCGGACACTGTGTGCCGAAACGCCCAGTCATGTTCAGCCGGCATTCGACGGGATGGAGATCGAGATTTGA
- a CDS encoding IS30 family transposase, whose translation MSRSYHQLDLDERELIFRMRDARTPVRQIAARLGRHVSTIYRELKRNFFYDEDAWFRGYFPRVAHRIARSRRMCGGKIARNAVLATSIAEGLRLAWSPEQIAGHARMADGDAKVCHETIYQYVYSPEGRRQDLWRHLPRARKNRRRRYARKPRGLNIPLANTIAERPVEIGSRASYGHWEGDLVAFRKEFGKANLTSLVERRSRFIVLIRNPSRHSSGVMTGIERCLRPLPPALRRSITFDRGTEFSGYRALKTSLGVDAYFCKPSAPWQKGSVENGNGRLRRFLPLDTDLAEIPDSHLQSVADRLNRTPRKCLGYRTPLDVLTEEIIRAG comes from the coding sequence ATGTCGCGAAGCTACCACCAACTGGACCTGGACGAGCGCGAACTGATTTTTCGCATGCGTGATGCGCGTACGCCGGTACGGCAAATTGCCGCTCGCCTCGGGCGGCACGTCTCGACGATTTATCGCGAGTTGAAGCGGAACTTCTTCTACGATGAAGACGCATGGTTTCGGGGTTACTTTCCCCGGGTCGCGCATCGCATAGCGCGATCGCGACGGATGTGCGGCGGCAAGATCGCGCGCAATGCAGTCCTGGCCACCAGCATTGCCGAAGGCCTGCGCCTGGCGTGGTCGCCTGAGCAAATAGCCGGTCACGCCCGGATGGCCGATGGTGACGCCAAGGTCTGCCACGAAACGATCTACCAGTACGTCTACAGCCCCGAAGGTCGCCGGCAAGATCTGTGGCGGCACCTGCCTCGAGCTCGCAAGAACCGGCGAAGGCGTTATGCGCGAAAACCCCGGGGTCTCAACATACCTCTCGCCAATACCATTGCGGAGCGTCCCGTGGAGATCGGCTCACGAGCCAGTTACGGTCATTGGGAGGGTGATCTGGTCGCGTTCCGCAAGGAATTTGGCAAGGCGAACCTCACCTCACTGGTCGAACGGCGGAGCCGATTTATCGTGCTCATCCGCAACCCAAGTCGGCACTCTTCCGGCGTGATGACCGGTATCGAACGCTGTTTGCGCCCCCTTCCCCCCGCATTGCGGCGCTCGATCACATTCGATCGCGGCACGGAGTTCTCAGGCTACAGAGCGCTCAAGACAAGCCTTGGCGTCGATGCCTACTTCTGCAAACCGTCGGCACCCTGGCAGAAGGGCAGCGTTGAAAACGGCAATGGCCGCCTAAGGCGTTTCCTGCCTCTCGATACGGATCTGGCAGAAATCCCGGACAGCCATCTGCAATCCGTAGCCGACCGCCTCAATCGCACGCCGAGGAAGTGCCTTGGCTACAGAACACCTTTGGACGTCCTGACCGAGGAGATCATCAGAGCCGGATGA
- the mazG gene encoding nucleoside triphosphate pyrophosphohydrolase has product MANSNLIRLLSIMARLRDRERGCEWDCAQTFETIAPYTIEEAYEVADAIARADMPSLREELGDLLLQVVFHSRMAEEQGLFAFDDVAAAIADKMEARHPHVFGGETDAGQSRDERWEAAKAAERAAKGASSAMDGVAIALPALMRAEKLQKRAARQGFDWADAHGAAEKVTEELEELHDARSHEDRVAEAGDLLFAAVNVARKYGVAPEDALRTANAKFERRFRAMEALAEGGFATLSLNDQEALWQAVKRSEAGEAA; this is encoded by the coding sequence ATGGCAAATTCCAACCTGATCCGCTTGCTCTCGATCATGGCGCGCCTGCGTGATCGGGAACGCGGCTGCGAATGGGACTGCGCGCAGACCTTCGAGACCATCGCACCTTACACGATCGAGGAAGCTTACGAAGTCGCCGATGCCATCGCACGTGCTGACATGCCGTCGCTCCGTGAGGAATTGGGTGATCTGCTGCTCCAGGTCGTGTTCCATTCTCGCATGGCCGAAGAACAAGGTCTGTTCGCCTTTGACGATGTGGCCGCAGCCATTGCGGACAAGATGGAAGCGCGCCATCCCCACGTCTTTGGTGGTGAGACCGACGCGGGCCAATCGCGTGACGAGCGCTGGGAAGCAGCCAAGGCCGCCGAACGTGCAGCCAAGGGAGCGTCGAGCGCAATGGATGGCGTCGCTATAGCGCTCCCGGCCTTGATGCGCGCCGAAAAGCTGCAAAAGCGCGCTGCACGGCAGGGCTTCGATTGGGCGGACGCTCATGGTGCTGCAGAAAAGGTCACCGAGGAACTGGAGGAATTGCATGATGCCCGTTCTCACGAAGACCGTGTGGCCGAGGCCGGCGACCTGTTGTTTGCTGCCGTCAACGTCGCGCGGAAGTATGGCGTAGCGCCCGAAGATGCCTTGCGCACAGCCAATGCCAAGTTCGAGCGTCGCTTCCGGGCTATGGAAGCCTTGGCCGAGGGCGGTTTCGCCACCCTTTCGCTCAACGATCAGGAAGCGCTGTGGCAGGCCGTAAAGCGATCAGAGGCTGGTGAAGCGGCCTAG